A single Marinobacter sp. es.042 DNA region contains:
- a CDS encoding ABC transporter ATP-binding protein, whose product MSTTAQSPADWLLEVNNLSCGYGGDSVVKDVSFALSHGDIGCLLGPSGCGKSTILRALAGFLPLSGGEISLQSQAISLPGRTLPPEKRRIGMVFQDYALFPHLTIADNVGFGLRNLNKAEKRQKVMELLNVVHLQDLADNYPHELSGGQQQRVALARALAPEPTLILLDEPFSNLDADLRRRLSLDVREILKTLGISAILVTHDQQEAFAMCDQVAVLRDGRIQQWDVPYNLYHEPANRFVASFVGQGGFVPGTALGPDTIESELGVIHGNRAYKWEPGTLVDVLIRPDDIVHDPDSDLQPKVVEKTFAGTSTLYRFRCSEDTEFEALFRSHLDFNLGEHVPVRVEADHLIAFERTT is encoded by the coding sequence ATGAGCACAACCGCACAATCGCCGGCAGACTGGCTGCTCGAGGTCAATAACCTGTCCTGTGGCTACGGCGGGGATTCTGTGGTCAAAGATGTCAGCTTTGCCCTGAGCCATGGCGACATCGGCTGCCTGCTCGGCCCGAGCGGCTGCGGCAAAAGTACCATACTGCGCGCCCTCGCCGGCTTTCTTCCACTGAGTGGTGGCGAGATTTCGCTGCAATCCCAGGCCATCAGCCTGCCCGGACGCACCCTGCCCCCGGAAAAGCGTCGGATTGGCATGGTGTTCCAGGATTACGCCCTGTTTCCGCACCTGACTATCGCTGACAACGTGGGGTTCGGTCTGCGGAATCTGAACAAGGCCGAGAAACGGCAGAAGGTCATGGAACTCCTGAATGTCGTGCACCTGCAGGATCTGGCCGACAACTACCCCCATGAACTGTCTGGCGGCCAGCAGCAGCGGGTTGCCCTGGCCCGCGCCCTGGCACCCGAGCCCACCCTGATTTTGCTGGATGAGCCGTTTTCCAATCTGGACGCAGATCTGCGCCGTCGGCTGAGCCTGGATGTTCGCGAAATCCTTAAGACGCTGGGCATCAGCGCCATTCTGGTTACCCACGATCAGCAGGAAGCCTTCGCCATGTGCGATCAGGTCGCTGTGTTGCGGGACGGCAGGATCCAGCAGTGGGACGTGCCCTACAACCTCTACCATGAACCGGCAAATCGTTTCGTTGCCAGCTTCGTGGGTCAGGGCGGGTTCGTCCCCGGCACCGCCCTGGGGCCGGATACTATTGAATCCGAGCTAGGCGTGATCCACGGCAACCGGGCCTACAAATGGGAACCCGGCACCCTGGTAGACGTTCTGATCCGGCCCGATGACATCGTTCATGACCCCGACTCGGATCTGCAGCCCAAGGTGGTTGAGAAAACCTTTGCCGGCACTTCCACGCTCTACCGTTTCCGGTGTTCCGAAGATACTGAGTTCGAAGCCCTGTTCCGCAGTCACCTGGATTTCAACCTGGGTGAGCATGTGCCGGTGCGTGTCGAGGCGGATCACCTGATTGCTTTCGAACGCACCACCTGA
- the glpK gene encoding glycerol kinase GlpK: MTRYLLAIDQGTTSSRAIVFDQTGNSVATDQQEFHQYFPKDGWVEHDAREIWDSTLGVCRGALDKAGIDASELAGIGITNQRETTVIWDRATGEPIYHAIVWQDRRTASWCTKLKSDGHEDTVVERTGLLIDPYFSATKIAWILDNVEGARARAESGALAFGTVDSWLLWNLTNGKSHCTDATNASRTALFNIHKQDWDDDLLALFRVPRALLPEVLDSAADYGTAEAQWLGAPVMIAGIAGDQHAALVGQACFYPGMAKSTYGTGCFLMLNTGDKAVRSENRLLTTMAYRLNGKPCYAVEGSIFVAGAAMQWLRDGLKLIAHANESSAHAEAVGVDNPVYLVPAFTGLGAPHWDPHARGAIMGLTRDTGIGEIVTAGLQSVCYQTKDLVRAIQNDGARLESLRVDGGMVVNDWVMQFLADILNVTVDRPRVTETTALGAAYLAGLQTGIFDNLEQISALWECERQFHPEMRPALRESLYAGWLDSVERVCNN, encoded by the coding sequence ATGACCCGTTATCTGCTTGCCATCGACCAGGGCACAACCAGTTCCCGTGCTATTGTTTTTGATCAAACGGGCAACAGCGTTGCAACCGATCAGCAGGAATTTCACCAGTATTTCCCGAAAGATGGCTGGGTGGAGCACGATGCACGGGAAATCTGGGACAGCACTCTGGGGGTGTGTCGCGGCGCGCTCGACAAAGCAGGCATTGACGCCTCGGAGCTGGCGGGTATTGGTATCACCAACCAGCGGGAAACCACGGTGATCTGGGACCGGGCAACGGGTGAGCCGATATACCACGCCATTGTCTGGCAGGACCGTCGAACCGCGTCCTGGTGTACCAAGCTGAAATCCGACGGCCATGAAGACACGGTTGTTGAACGAACCGGGCTGTTGATTGATCCCTACTTTTCGGCCACCAAGATAGCCTGGATTCTCGATAACGTGGAGGGCGCCCGCGCCCGGGCCGAATCTGGTGCGCTGGCTTTTGGAACGGTGGACAGCTGGCTGCTCTGGAACCTGACGAACGGCAAATCCCACTGCACCGATGCCACCAATGCCTCGAGAACGGCTCTTTTCAATATTCACAAGCAGGACTGGGACGACGATCTTCTGGCCCTGTTTCGCGTGCCGCGGGCCTTGCTGCCGGAAGTACTCGATAGCGCCGCAGACTATGGCACCGCCGAAGCACAGTGGTTGGGCGCGCCAGTCATGATTGCCGGCATTGCAGGGGATCAGCACGCGGCTCTCGTGGGGCAGGCCTGCTTTTACCCGGGCATGGCCAAGAGCACTTACGGCACCGGCTGTTTTCTCATGCTCAATACGGGCGATAAGGCCGTTCGGTCCGAGAACCGGTTGCTGACCACCATGGCCTATCGGCTAAACGGCAAGCCCTGTTACGCGGTAGAAGGGAGTATTTTTGTTGCCGGTGCTGCCATGCAGTGGTTGAGGGATGGGCTCAAGCTGATTGCCCACGCCAATGAATCTTCCGCCCACGCGGAGGCGGTCGGAGTCGACAATCCGGTTTACCTGGTTCCGGCGTTTACCGGCCTGGGAGCCCCGCATTGGGATCCTCATGCTCGCGGCGCCATCATGGGCCTGACGCGGGATACGGGCATTGGCGAGATCGTTACCGCCGGCCTGCAGTCGGTGTGCTATCAGACCAAGGATCTGGTGCGGGCGATACAGAACGACGGCGCCCGACTTGAATCGCTGCGAGTGGATGGCGGTATGGTGGTGAACGACTGGGTGATGCAGTTCCTGGCCGACATACTGAACGTCACCGTTGACCGGCCCCGGGTTACAGAGACAACCGCTCTCGGGGCTGCCTACCTTGCGGGACTGCAGACAGGTATTTTTGACAATCTTGAGCAGATCTCCGCGCTCTGGGAATGTGAGCGGCAGTTCCACCCGGAAATGCGCCCGGCTTTGCGAGAATCTCTCTACGCTGGCTGGCTGGATTCTGTCGAGCGCGTCTGCAACAACTGA